GGCGACGAGCACGGACCCGGTCGACAGCCGCAGGTGCACGCCGCCGTCCTCGCGGTGCGCCTCGACGACCTGGGTCTCGAGACGGACGTCGACGCCGATCTCGCGCAAGGAGCCGACCACGGCCTCGCTGACGAACGGCTCGAAGCCGTTGAGGACGCGGTCGCCGCGGACGATGAGGGTGACGTGCGTACCGAGGTCCGCGAACGCCGTGGCCATCTCGACGCCGACGACCCCGCCGCCGAGGACCGCGAGGCTCGCCGGGACGTCCTCGACGGACGTTGCCTCGCGGCTGGTCCACGGAGCGCTGCGGACGAGACCGTCGATGTCGGGGATCACGGGTTCGCTGCCCGTCGCGAGGACCACGGCGTGGCGCGCGGTGAGCGTGACGACGCTGCCGTCGTCGCTCGTGACCTCGAGGACGCGGGGGCCGGTGAGGCGCGCAGCGCCGCGGACGAGCGCGATCCCGGCGCCGTCGAGCCAGCTGACCTGGCTCGCGTCGTCCCAGTGGGACGTGAACGCGGAGCGCCGGGCGAGCAGCGCCGTTGTGTCGATCGTGCCGCTCACCGCCTCCGCCGCGCCCGGCACGGCGCGGGCCGCCGCGAGGACAGCACCGGGCCGCAGCATCGCCTTCGACGGCATGCACGCCCAGTACGAGCACTCGCCACCGACGAGCTCCTGCTCGACGACGACCACGCTCAGCCCGGTCCGGCCGGCACGGTCTGCGACGTTCTCACCGACTGCCCCTGCGCCGACGACGACGACGTCGTAGGTGAGCTGGTCGTCCTGCGGGGTGGAGGCTGTGGGCGCGGTCGTTCCCTCGTCGGTCATGACTCCATGGTGCCTTGCTGCCCTGGCGGGTGCAGCGCGAGGTCGCTCGCGGCGGCGCGAGCGACGGCATCGAGGTCGACGAACCAGTCGTTGCAGCGGATCGGGGTGCCGACCGGGTACTCCACCTCGCACGCTCCGGCCCACGTGAGGCCCGCACTGCGGCAGACGCCGTTCGAGCCGGCGTTCTCGATCTTGGGGAAGGCATGGAGGAAGCGTCGCAGCCGGTCGTCCGGCTGAGACCGGTGCCGCGCGGTCGCCCGGATCGCCGCGACCGTCGCGGCCGTCGCGATGCCGCGTCCCTGGTACCCCGGCAGGACGCTCCAGCCGGCCTCGAACACAGGTTCGTCGTGCCAGGTGGTGCGCCAGCACGCCACGATCCCGGCCGAACGTGCTGGTGGCAGGTCGGCACCGTCCTCCCCAGGACCGCGGTCGTCGGGAGAGCGGCCATCGGGACGGCGGTCGACGGGAGAGCGGTCGACGACGACGCGGAACACGTGGGCGGCGCCTGTTCGCCAGCCGTCGAGATATCTCGCGTGCCTGCGCTCGAGCTTCGCCGGCGTCTCCGGGCCGCCGAGATGGAGCATCATCGCCGGGGCGTTGGCGAGCACGAGCAGCTCCTCGTCGGCAGCCGACCACGGCTCGATCCGGACGCGCTCGGTACCCACGGGACGGGACATCGATCCAGCCTAGCGATCAGCGTGCCTCAGGGCCGGTCTGCGCCGTGACCTGATCGCCGGCGCACGACCTGCTCGCCCGCGATCGAGATGCAGAGCGCTGCACTCGGACGTACCGTCGTTCGCACAACTGCCGGACTCACAGGAGGACTCATGGGACTCGACGACAAGCTGAAGAACAGTGCCGAGAACGTCGGCGGCAAGGCCAAGGAGGCCACGGGCTCCGCCACCGGTGACGAGCGGCTCGAGGCCGAGGGCAAGGGCGACCAGACCTCGGCGTCGCTCAAGCAGGCAGGCGAGAACATCAAGGACGCCTTCAAGAGCTGACGCTCCTCCGGAGCAACCACGCAGCATCACCGGTCCTGCCGAGCGCACCCGGTGATGCTGCGGAGGCCGGGGCCGCTTGCTAGCGTCGAGCGCATGTTCGAGGACGTGTACCGGGTGGACCAGCTGGCGTCGGCGGTCGAGGAGTCGGCGGTCGAGGCGCTCGACGACCTGCTGGGTGGACGTACCCCGGCGGGGTACAAGGAGTTCGTCACGGAGCTCGGCGACGGGGTGTGCTCCGGCTACGTCCGCGTGTACCCGCCGGCACGCGTGCTCGCCGAGTACGAGTCGGTCCAGGACCGGGTCCAGGAGTGCTTCTTCTGGGACGACGGGTCGTCTGTCGCGACGCGCGACGACCTCGTGACCGCCGTCATCGTCGCGGACACGCTCGGCGGCGACGAGGTGTTCGTCCATCCCGACACCGACCGGATCCTCGTGCTGCCCCGCGAGGAGAGCGGCATCTATGCCTTTCCCAACGACCTGCGCACGGTCCTCGGATGGCTCCTGACGTCCGGGACGCTCACGCCCGCGCTGCCGCAGCCGCCGACGTTCGAGACGGCCGGACGGCAGAGCCACCGCGGCTTCGCCGGTGCGCCGGGCCTCACGCAAGACGCCGTGGCCGAAGCGGTCGCAGCCCTGGCTGGTGGCGCTCGCAGGGACGACGTCGCGGACGGCGACGAGGTCTACATCCAGCAGTTCTTGCCCGTGGTCGGGGGATACGTCTTCGTCAGCGGTGAGGGCGAGGACCTGTTCGCGACCTTCTCGATGGTCACGTCGGCGAGCACCGCAGACGTCGAGGCCGTGACCGAGGCGCTGCTCGGCGCAGGCCTGGTCCGCAGCACCTAGACCGTGAGGTCTGGCTGGTCAGGTCCGGTCGGCCAGATCGCGCCAGGGGCGTGGCGACGCGTCCGAGAGGTTGGACCGACCGGTCGGGTCGATCCGCGACTTGATGGTGGCCGAGATCTCGCTGAGCGCGGAGACCTGCTCGCGCGTGAGCGCGTCGAAGACGAGGTGGCGGACGTGCTCCACGTGCCCGGGCGCGCTCTCGATGATCTTCGCCATCCCCGCGTCGGTGAGGACCGCGTTCGTGTGGCGGCGGTCGTGCGGGCTCGCCTCGCGGACGACGTAGCCTTCCCGCTCGAGTCGTTTGACCACGTGGGAGAGTCGGGAGAGGGAACCGCTCGTGAGGCGAGCGAGGCTGCCCATGCCGAGGGTGCGCTCTGACTGCTCGGAGAGCATGGCGAGGACCATGTACTCGTAAAAGCTGAGGTCGGCGTCGTTCTGCAGCTGCGTGTCGAGCGCCGACGTCATGCGGATGACGATCTCGGAGAACTGGAGCCAGGCGTCTGTCTCCTCAGCGTCCAGCCACCGTTGAGCGGCTGCTGGGCTCGAGGTTTCTCCGACGTCGGTCATGAGACCAGTCTAGGGCTTGCGGTTGATCATTCAAATATCACGGGTCGATGAAATTTTCTTGAGCCCTCAGGCCAGCGACAGGAACAGCTTCTGGAGCCGCTGGACGTCGAGCGTGTCTTCGCCGTGGGACGCGACGAGGCACTGCTTGAGCCCCGACGAGATGATGGCGATCCCTGCGCGGTCCAGCGCCTTGGACGCGGCGGAGAGCTGGATGACGACGTCTTCGCAGTCCCTGCTCTCCTCGAGCATGCGGACCACGCCGGCAAGCTGGCCCTGGGCGCGCTTGAGGCGGTTGATCACCGGGGTCATCTCGGCGCGGTCGAGCGCCACCCGCGCCGCGTCGGGGCTCATGGGGTGCTCAACGAGTCCAGGGCCGCACGGAGCCTGCCTGCTGCGTCGTCGGAGACGGCGCTCAGGGCGGGGTTGCCGGTGATCTGGACCATGGTGAGCGGGTCCAGCGCCTCGACCACCGTCTGGGTGTCGCTGAGGGCGCGGACCACGACGTTGCACGGCAGGAGCAGCCCGACAGACTCTTCGGCCTGGAGCGCGCGGTGCGCGAGAGGTGGGTTGCACGCGCCGAGGATGACGTGCGGTGCGACGTCGACGTCGAGCTTCTTCTTCAGCGTCGCGGCGAGGTCGATCTCTGTGAGGACGCCGAAACCCTGCTCGCCGAGCGCGACGCGGACTGCCGCGACGGTGGTGTCGAAGGGCTGGTCGAGGGTGGTGCTGATGGCGTAGGTCATGGTGCCTTCCTTCGTGCGTCGGGCGGGTGGGGTGCAGAGCGGGCGGTCAGCGGGTGGGCTGGGCCTTCTGCTCGGCGATACGTGTGCGCACGTCGTCCATGTCGAGCTCGCGCACGGCGGTGATGACCTGCTCCAGGCCAGCGGCCGGGAGCGCGCCCGGCTGGGAGAAGACGAGGACGCCCTCGCGGAAGGCCATGAGCGTCGGGATGGAGCTGATGTCGGCCTGGGCGGCCAGCACCTGCTCGGCCTCGGTGTCGACCTTGGCGAACACGATGTCGGTGTGCTGTCCGGAGGCCTTCTCGAACACGGGCGCGAAGGCGCGGCACGGTCCGCACCAGGCGGCCCAGAAGTCGACCAGGACGATGTCGTTCTTCTGGACGGTGTCGAGGAAGGTGGACTCGGTGAGGTTGGTGGTGGTCATGGTCTCTCCTGTCGGGTGGTGGTGAGCGACGTCAGCGTGGGCCGGTGGCGCAGGTGGTGCTGTCGGGCGTCAGGCGCTGCAGGAGGCCTGCGGTCGCGACGATGACGGCGACGAGAGCCATCGAGGCCTGGTGCGGGCCGAGGGCCAGGAGCCAGGCGGCGGCGAGCACCGTGAGGCCCGAGACCGCGGAGCACGGTGCGCACCCGAGGTCGAGGCGCCAGGGGGCGCCTCGGGCCGGGACGTACGTGGAGAGCGTGGCGGCACCGACGAGCGCGGCGACGACCACGAGAGCCGTCCAGGCGGGGAACGTGGTCGGTGACCATCCGCCGCCCGCGTCGGCGAGGACCCATCCCAGCGGGACTGCGAGCAGGACCGCGGCGACGAGCCTGCGGGTGGGCCAGCGGCTGCGCCACCGGCTGAGCCGGTCGTGACTCGACGGAGGTGCGTCGAGCCCGACGCTCAGCGGCAGGCGCACTTCTGCTCGGGCGGCACGGACGCCATGACGGAGTCGACGTGCATGCCGCACCCGTCCCAGGTGACCTTGCCGCAGCGGGGGCAGTTGACGGGGTAGCACATGGCGGTTCTCCTCGGTGTGTCGAACATCTGGTGCGCCGCGACGGTCGTCGTGGTGCATGAGTTCAACATACCCCCAGGGGTATCGACTTGACTAGTGCTGCGCGGCCGCAGAGAGCTCGCCGGCGAGCTCGAGCCCCACCGCGTCGTGCTCCGTCACGTGGTGCCTGCCGATCGGGAGCATGAGGGGCTTGCCCGACGTGGGGTCGACGACGACGCGGCTCTCGAGACCGAACACCGACCGCACCATGTCGTGCGTGAGGACGGCCGACGGCGGCCCGGCGCTGTGCACCCCGCCGTCCGCCAGCGCGACGAGGTGGTCCGCATAGCGGGCAGCGAGGTTGAGGTCGTGGAGCACCATGACGATCGTCGTGCCGCGGGAGCGGTTGAGGTCGGTGAGCAGGTCGAGCACCTCGATCTGGTGGCTCACGTCGAGAAAGGTCGTCGGCTCGTCGAGCAGGAGCAGGTCTGTCTGCTGGGCGAGAGCCATGGCGATCCACACGCGCTGGCGCTGCCCTCCGGAGAGCTCGTCGACAGGACGGTCCGCGAGGCCCGCCGTCTCGGTCGCGTCGAGGGCTGCTGCGACGGCCTCGTCGTCCGCATGGCTCCACCGCGAGAACATCCCCTGGTGCGGGTGGCGCCCGCGGCCGACGAGGTCGGCCACCGTGATGCCCTCGGGCGCGGTCGGTGACTGGGGGAGCAAGCCGAGCGTGCGCGCGAGCTGCTTCGCAGGCATCCGGTGCACCTCCTTGC
This sequence is a window from Sanguibacter antarcticus. Protein-coding genes within it:
- a CDS encoding ABC transporter ATP-binding protein — protein: MTTSHTLVVEDLTLGYGDRSVVEHLDLTVPPGQVTAIVGANACGKSTLLRSMSRLLVPRAGHVVLDGKEVHRMPAKQLARTLGLLPQSPTAPEGITVADLVGRGRHPHQGMFSRWSHADDEAVAAALDATETAGLADRPVDELSGGQRQRVWIAMALAQQTDLLLLDEPTTFLDVSHQIEVLDLLTDLNRSRGTTIVMVLHDLNLAARYADHLVALADGGVHSAGPPSAVLTHDMVRSVFGLESRVVVDPTSGKPLMLPIGRHHVTEHDAVGLELAGELSAAAQH
- the trxA gene encoding thioredoxin; amino-acid sequence: MTTTNLTESTFLDTVQKNDIVLVDFWAAWCGPCRAFAPVFEKASGQHTDIVFAKVDTEAEQVLAAQADISSIPTLMAFREGVLVFSQPGALPAAGLEQVITAVRELDMDDVRTRIAEQKAQPTR
- a CDS encoding metal-sensitive transcriptional regulator, producing the protein MALDRAEMTPVINRLKRAQGQLAGVVRMLEESRDCEDVVIQLSAASKALDRAGIAIISSGLKQCLVASHGEDTLDVQRLQKLFLSLA
- a CDS encoding CsbD family protein — protein: MGLDDKLKNSAENVGGKAKEATGSATGDERLEAEGKGDQTSASLKQAGENIKDAFKS
- a CDS encoding DUF302 domain-containing protein, producing MTYAISTTLDQPFDTTVAAVRVALGEQGFGVLTEIDLAATLKKKLDVDVAPHVILGACNPPLAHRALQAEESVGLLLPCNVVVRALSDTQTVVEALDPLTMVQITGNPALSAVSDDAAGRLRAALDSLSTP
- a CDS encoding GNAT family N-acetyltransferase, with product MSRPVGTERVRIEPWSAADEELLVLANAPAMMLHLGGPETPAKLERRHARYLDGWRTGAAHVFRVVVDRSPVDRRPDGRSPDDRGPGEDGADLPPARSAGIVACWRTTWHDEPVFEAGWSVLPGYQGRGIATAATVAAIRATARHRSQPDDRLRRFLHAFPKIENAGSNGVCRSAGLTWAGACEVEYPVGTPIRCNDWFVDLDAVARAAASDLALHPPGQQGTMES
- a CDS encoding MarR family winged helix-turn-helix transcriptional regulator, with product MTDVGETSSPAAAQRWLDAEETDAWLQFSEIVIRMTSALDTQLQNDADLSFYEYMVLAMLSEQSERTLGMGSLARLTSGSLSRLSHVVKRLEREGYVVREASPHDRRHTNAVLTDAGMAKIIESAPGHVEHVRHLVFDALTREQVSALSEISATIKSRIDPTGRSNLSDASPRPWRDLADRT
- a CDS encoding dihydrolipoyl dehydrogenase family protein — translated: MTDEGTTAPTASTPQDDQLTYDVVVVGAGAVGENVADRAGRTGLSVVVVEQELVGGECSYWACMPSKAMLRPGAVLAAARAVPGAAEAVSGTIDTTALLARRSAFTSHWDDASQVSWLDGAGIALVRGAARLTGPRVLEVTSDDGSVVTLTARHAVVLATGSEPVIPDIDGLVRSAPWTSREATSVEDVPASLAVLGGGVVGVEMATAFADLGTHVTLIVRGDRVLNGFEPFVSEAVVGSLREIGVDVRLETQVVEAHREDGGVHLRLSTGSVLVAEQVLVATGRRPATADLGLETVGLTAGSTITVDDSLAVKGVADGWLFAAGDVTGRVATTHQGKYQARVVGDVIAARFGTADAPEPADGPQVPGSERPAAAAESAAGAWSRYRATADHAAVPQVVFSRPEAASVGLTESAAHDAGLTVRTVEYALGSVAGAAVSADGYEGTAQIVIDTERGVIVGATFVGPEIAEMLHAATIAVVGEVPIERLWHAVPAYPTMSEVWLRLLETAGL